A genomic segment from Pseudomonas sessilinigenes encodes:
- a CDS encoding DMT family transporter, whose translation MTPRTALGALHIGALMFGLTGVLGKLAVASPAVIVFGRAAFAVLALAFFARLASQTPWQKLSTGDYQRLLLSGLLLAGHWVSFFIAVKVAGVAIATLGFASFPAFTVILEGLIFRERIRFNEVLLVALVSIGLVLVTPDFDLASQATSGLLWAMGSGLLFALLSLNNRASSGRVPAVQAALCQNLVVGLCLLPVAAPELGQVRAMDWLWISLLGIFCTGLAHSLFVASLAVIKARTAAVVFALEPVYGITVAWLLFSETPTLRMLLGGALIIVAIVVSSRLSAGSGGQAAPAASGSH comes from the coding sequence ATGACTCCTCGCACCGCCCTTGGCGCCCTGCATATCGGCGCACTGATGTTCGGCCTGACCGGAGTGCTCGGCAAACTCGCCGTGGCTTCGCCGGCAGTCATTGTCTTCGGTCGCGCGGCCTTTGCCGTACTCGCCCTGGCCTTCTTCGCCCGCCTGGCCAGCCAGACTCCCTGGCAAAAACTCAGCACTGGCGACTACCAGCGCCTGCTGCTCAGCGGCCTGCTGCTGGCCGGCCATTGGGTGAGCTTCTTCATTGCGGTCAAGGTCGCCGGGGTGGCCATCGCCACGCTGGGATTTGCCAGCTTCCCGGCCTTCACCGTGATTCTCGAAGGCCTGATCTTCCGCGAGCGGATCCGTTTCAACGAAGTGCTGCTGGTGGCCCTGGTCAGCATCGGGCTGGTGCTGGTCACCCCGGACTTCGACCTGGCCAGCCAAGCGACCTCGGGCCTGCTCTGGGCAATGGGTTCGGGGCTGCTGTTCGCCCTGTTGTCACTGAACAATCGCGCCAGCTCCGGGCGGGTTCCTGCCGTGCAGGCGGCGTTGTGCCAGAACCTGGTGGTCGGCCTGTGCCTGCTGCCGGTGGCGGCGCCGGAGCTTGGCCAGGTCCGAGCCATGGACTGGCTGTGGATCAGCCTGCTGGGGATCTTCTGCACCGGCCTGGCCCATAGCCTGTTCGTGGCCAGCCTGGCAGTGATCAAGGCCCGCACGGCGGCCGTGGTATTCGCCCTGGAGCCGGTCTACGGGATTACCGTGGCCTGGTTGCTATTCAGCGAGACCCCGACCCTGCGCATGCTGCTCGGTGGCGCGCTGATCATTGTCGCCATCGTTGTTTCGAGTCGCTTGTCCGCCGGCTCAGGTGGCCAGGCGGCGCCGGCAGCATCGGGCTCTCACTGA
- a CDS encoding AraC family transcriptional regulator, giving the protein MGSILTLRHYSHDLIAHSHEHAQLVFGLSGQLDFEVEGHGSLVQQQSFVVVPAGARHVCGSPGGSRCLVLDIPGEQWVGQHLGEHAQASRRLLDNAQRRVLAPNQSRLVNWLADCPVDDPLIAQQGAVLLLASLNQAGDGLPGQRRLPYSALNAHIDRHAAYPLQVADLARIAGLSGARLHARFIAECGRSPMDYVRQRRLQMALELLRGSTLPIGEIASRVGYSSQSAFGAAILREFGHSPRQLRQGAHASSTTKHARITTDDAIGSTVD; this is encoded by the coding sequence ATGGGATCTATCCTCACCCTGCGCCACTACAGCCACGATCTGATCGCCCACAGCCACGAGCATGCGCAGCTGGTGTTCGGCCTCTCGGGCCAGCTTGATTTCGAAGTCGAAGGCCACGGCAGCCTGGTGCAGCAACAGAGCTTCGTGGTGGTACCGGCTGGAGCCCGACACGTCTGTGGCAGCCCGGGAGGCAGCCGTTGCCTGGTGCTGGACATCCCCGGAGAACAATGGGTTGGGCAACACCTGGGGGAACATGCGCAAGCTAGCCGCCGCTTGCTGGATAACGCCCAACGCCGAGTCCTGGCGCCGAACCAGAGCCGCCTGGTCAACTGGCTGGCGGACTGCCCGGTGGACGATCCGCTGATCGCCCAGCAAGGCGCAGTGCTGCTGTTGGCCAGCCTCAACCAGGCTGGCGACGGCCTGCCAGGCCAGCGCCGCCTGCCCTACTCTGCCTTGAACGCGCATATCGACCGCCACGCCGCCTACCCGCTGCAGGTGGCGGACCTGGCTCGGATCGCCGGCCTGTCAGGTGCCCGTCTGCATGCACGCTTCATCGCCGAATGCGGACGCAGCCCCATGGACTATGTGCGTCAACGACGCCTGCAGATGGCCCTGGAACTCTTGCGCGGCTCAACGCTGCCCATTGGCGAAATCGCCAGCCGCGTGGGCTACAGCTCCCAGAGCGCCTTTGGTGCAGCGATACTGCGCGAGTTCGGCCACTCGCCACGCCAGCTCAGGCAGGGGGCCCACGCGAGTTCCACGACAAAACACGCCAGGATCACGACAGACGACGCCATCGGGTCCACCGTAGACTGA